The following are encoded in a window of Rosa chinensis cultivar Old Blush chromosome 4, RchiOBHm-V2, whole genome shotgun sequence genomic DNA:
- the LOC112197682 gene encoding F-box/kelch-repeat protein At1g67480, translated as MPDFVSGNKRFKEPNMCLTTLLKQDTPIHSKSYRNLSSEATDDFDTPILPGLPDDISKCCLALVPRSDFHSMSYVCKKWRHFIQSKEFTTIRKLAGLLQEWLYVLTTDSEGKESHWEVLDCLGHMHRILPPMPGPTRSGFGVVVLSGKLVIVGGFSVINGTAVASSEVYQYDSCINRWSKSAEMNVARYDFACAELSGLVYAVGGYSTDGNILSSAEVYNPETDTWTLIESIRRPRYGCFACGFEGKLYVMGGRSSFTIGNSKFVDVYDPKTHTWCQMKNGCVMVTTQAVLEKKLFCMEWKNQRKLSIFNPEDNSWKTVQIPLTGSTSIEFRFGILGEKLLLFSLEQEPGYRTLMYDPNAAPGSEWQTSEVELSGPCLCSVRITV; from the exons ATGCCTGATTTTGTGAGTGGAAACAAGAGATTCAAAGAACCAAATATGTGTTTAACCACTTTGCTCAAGCAAGATACACCAATCCATTCAAAAAGCTATCGTAATTTGAGTTCTGAAGCCACAGATGATTTTGACACCCCCATTCTACCTGGACTGCCAGATGACATATCGAAATGTTGCCTTGCCCTTGTTCCTCGTTCAGACTTCCATTCTATGAGTTATGTGTGTAAGAAATGGAGGCATTTTATTCAAAGCAAGGAATTTACAACTATCCGAAAATTAGCTGGGTTGCTTCAGGAGTGGCTTTATGTGTTAACCACGGATTCTGAAGGAAAGGAAAGCCATTGGGAGGTTTTGGATTGCCTTGGACATATGCACCGCATTCTTCCTCCAATGCCTGGTCCAACAAGATCTGGATTTGGGGTGGTAGTTCTCAGCGGAAAGCTTGTTATTGTAGGTGGTTTTTCTGTGATCAATGGGACTGCTGTGGCATCATCAGAAGTCTACCAATATGATTCTTGTATCAACAG GTGGAGCAAATCAGCAGAGATGAATGTGGCTCGATATGACTTTGCTTGTGCAGAACTATCTGGCCTGGTTTACGCAGTTGGAGGCTATAGTACAGATGGCAACATCCTATCTAGTGCCGAGGTGTACAATCCTGAGACTGATACTTGGACCTTGATAGAGAGTATTCGCCGGCCAAGATATGGTTGTTTTGCATGTGGATTTGAGGGAAAGCTGTATGTTATGGGTGGAAGGTCAAGCTTCACTATTGGCAATTCAAAGTTTGTTGATGTCTACGATCCCAAGACCCACACTTGGTGTCAGATGAAGAATGGTTGTGTTATGGTCACTACTCAGGCTGTGCTGGAAAAGAAGCTCTTCTGTATGGAGTGGAAGAACCAGCGGAAACTATCAATTTTCAATCCTGAGGACAATTCCTGGAAGACGGTGCAAATTCCACTGACAGGAAGCACAAGTATTGAATTTCGATTTGGGATACTGGGTGAGAAACTTCTACTGTTCTCACTAGAGCAGGAACCTGGTTACCGTACTCTGATGTATGATCCAAATGCAGCTCCAGGATCAGAG